One segment of Streptomyces sp. NA02950 DNA contains the following:
- a CDS encoding SGNH/GDSL hydrolase family protein → MSAPGPVAAAARQAPRSATGGAPPVPNTVPLPAEGAAPAPATLSASASAGVPVAAAGAVGPWVHGDGVEPRAIRFAALGDSLTEGLGDPAAGGGWRGWAALLAGAAGPRGGADVELVNVSRSGALAADVAEEQLTAARRARPHLASVVVGGNDTLRDSFDIHRVAQALDRTIAALRADGAVVLTACLPDPGRMLGLPSALARPLGRRMRAVNTVVRALSARYETVHVELGEHSWIADRRAWSVDRLHPSELGHRLLAREFHTALTARGIATGEPPSLVLDGPAPSPVAAAWWMATRGTRWIAHRCTDLLPGLLALAALEWRHRLMGTEHLLDSRDDQEAHAALAALGGAPHHNAESTAPVSAPPPGTPRPTPPHAATMAG, encoded by the coding sequence GTGTCTGCCCCGGGACCCGTCGCGGCAGCCGCCCGGCAGGCTCCGCGGTCCGCCACGGGCGGGGCGCCGCCCGTTCCGAACACCGTGCCCCTGCCCGCCGAGGGCGCCGCGCCTGCCCCGGCCACGTTGTCCGCGTCTGCTTCGGCCGGTGTGCCGGTGGCCGCTGCCGGGGCGGTCGGGCCGTGGGTGCACGGCGACGGCGTGGAGCCGCGGGCGATCAGGTTCGCCGCGCTCGGGGATTCGCTGACCGAGGGGCTCGGCGATCCCGCGGCCGGGGGCGGATGGCGGGGGTGGGCCGCACTGCTGGCGGGGGCGGCCGGGCCGCGGGGCGGGGCCGATGTGGAGCTGGTCAACGTGTCCCGCAGCGGCGCGCTGGCCGCCGACGTCGCCGAGGAGCAGCTCACCGCCGCCCGCCGGGCCCGTCCGCATCTGGCCTCCGTCGTGGTGGGCGGCAATGACACCCTGCGCGACTCCTTCGACATCCACCGCGTCGCCCAGGCCCTCGACCGCACCATCGCCGCGCTGCGCGCGGACGGCGCCGTGGTGCTCACCGCCTGTCTGCCGGACCCGGGGCGGATGCTCGGGCTGCCGTCCGCGCTCGCCCGTCCGCTGGGGCGCCGGATGCGGGCCGTGAACACCGTGGTGCGCGCGCTGTCCGCGCGGTACGAGACGGTCCATGTGGAGCTGGGCGAGCACTCCTGGATCGCGGACCGGCGCGCGTGGAGCGTGGACCGGCTGCATCCCAGCGAGCTCGGCCACCGGCTGCTGGCCAGGGAGTTCCACACCGCGCTCACCGCCCGTGGCATCGCCACGGGCGAGCCGCCGTCGCTCGTCCTCGACGGGCCCGCCCCCTCGCCCGTCGCGGCCGCGTGGTGGATGGCGACCCGAGGCACCCGCTGGATCGCGCACCGGTGCACCGATCTGCTGCCCGGACTGCTGGCCCTCGCGGCGCTGGAGTGGCGGCACCGGCTGATGGGCACCGAACACCTCCTCGACAGCCGGGACGACCAGGAGGCCCACGCCGCCCTCGCCGCCCTGGGCGGCGCTCCGCACCACAACGCCGAAAGCACCGCGCCCGTCTCCGCCCCGCCGCCCGGCACACCCCGCCCCACCCCGCCCCACGCTGCGACAATGGCAGGATGA
- a CDS encoding glycosyltransferase, with amino-acid sequence MSDEQTRRPLRIVRLANFVTPASGGLRTALRELGAGYRAAGHEPVLVVPGERASDEQTRQGRVITLPGPCVPGTGGYRVLTDRRRLSALLESLAPDRLEVSDRTTLRWTGEWARRARVPAVMVSHESADAVLRTWGVPEAFAQAAADRLNRRTARAYARIVCTTEWAAREFVRIGARNVVRAPLGVDLDHFHPSHHDGRLRDRHRGDATVLLLLASRLSPEKRPGRALDTLAELRRRGVPAALVVAGDGPLRGRLEARARTEGLPAAFLGHVADRTDLAALQASADVVLAPGPAETFGLAALEALACGSPVVVSELSALPAIVGAAGVTAADSGPAFADAVERILDRPEPPRRAAARARAERYGWPAAVASFLAAHDAPPSSGVAGGAEAVPVPGGELPVGVPVHHETSGGAARDGVRDPAPPASASAVSRPANGLAAHCPTANHPAHQAMGGGVR; translated from the coding sequence ATGAGCGACGAGCAGACCCGGCGCCCGCTGCGTATCGTCCGGCTCGCCAACTTCGTCACTCCCGCCTCCGGCGGCCTCCGCACCGCACTGCGCGAGCTGGGGGCGGGCTACCGGGCCGCCGGTCATGAACCGGTGCTGGTGGTGCCGGGCGAGCGCGCCTCGGACGAGCAAACCCGCCAGGGACGGGTGATCACCCTCCCCGGGCCCTGCGTCCCCGGCACCGGCGGCTATCGCGTCCTCACCGACCGGCGGCGGCTGAGCGCCCTGCTGGAGTCGCTCGCCCCCGACCGGCTCGAGGTCTCCGACCGCACCACCCTGCGCTGGACGGGGGAGTGGGCGCGGCGCGCCCGCGTTCCCGCCGTGATGGTCTCCCATGAGAGCGCGGACGCCGTGCTGCGCACCTGGGGTGTGCCGGAGGCGTTCGCCCAGGCCGCCGCCGACCGGCTCAACCGGCGGACCGCGCGGGCGTATGCGCGGATCGTCTGTACGACGGAGTGGGCGGCGCGGGAGTTTGTCCGCATCGGCGCGCGGAATGTCGTACGCGCCCCCTTGGGTGTGGACCTCGACCACTTCCACCCCTCCCACCACGACGGACGGCTGCGCGACCGCCACCGGGGCGATGCCACGGTGTTGCTCCTGCTGGCCTCGCGCCTCTCACCGGAGAAGCGGCCGGGCCGTGCCCTGGACACGCTCGCCGAACTCCGGCGGCGCGGGGTCCCGGCGGCGCTCGTGGTCGCGGGCGACGGCCCGCTGCGCGGACGTCTGGAGGCCCGCGCCCGTACCGAAGGGCTTCCGGCGGCCTTCCTCGGCCATGTCGCGGACCGGACCGACCTCGCCGCGCTCCAGGCGAGCGCGGACGTCGTTCTGGCGCCGGGCCCGGCGGAGACCTTCGGACTGGCCGCGCTGGAGGCGCTGGCGTGCGGCTCACCCGTCGTGGTCAGCGAGCTCTCCGCCCTTCCGGCCATCGTCGGAGCGGCCGGTGTGACGGCGGCCGACAGCGGACCGGCGTTCGCGGACGCGGTCGAACGGATCCTGGACCGGCCGGAGCCGCCGCGCCGCGCGGCGGCCCGGGCCCGGGCGGAGCGCTACGGCTGGCCCGCCGCGGTCGCCTCCTTCCTGGCCGCCCATGACGCTCCGCCGTCGTCCGGCGTCGCGGGCGGGGCCGAGGCCGTCCCGGTGCCGGGGGGTGAGCTGCCGGTCGGTGTTCCGGTGCACCACGAGACGTCCGGCGGCGCCGCGCGCGACGGCGTTCGGGACCCGGCCCCGCCCGCTTCCGCTTCCGCGGTGTCCCGGCCCGCCAACGGCCTCGCGGCGCACTGTCCCACGGCCAACCACCCCGCCCACCAGGCCATGGGCGGTGGGGTGCGGTGA
- a CDS encoding hydantoinase B/oxoprolinase family protein: MTGRWEFWIDRGGTFTDVVGKRPDGRLVTRKLLSHHPERYQDAAVAGIRQTLGLASGEPVPADRIAVVKMGTTVATNALLERTGEPTVLVVTEGFRDALRIAYQNRPRLFDRRIVLPEALYDQVIEIPERVDAHGGVVRPLDLGAATEALRTAHRDGFRSAAVVLLHGYRHAAHEQALATAARELGFTQISCSHEVSPLMKLVSRGDTTVVDAYLSPILRRYVEDVAAELRGIRLMFMQSNGGLREAAHFRGKDAVLSGPAGGVVGMARSSEEAGHDRVIGFDMGGTSTDVSHYAGEFERVFGTEVAGVRMRAPMMNIHTVAAGGGSVLHFDGRRYRVGPDSAGAVPGPACYRRGGPLTVTDANVMLGRVQPDHFPAVFGPHADQPLDADTVRERFTRLAEEITEATGDRRGPEDVAAGFLDIAVLNMANAVKKISVQRGHDVTRYALTSFGGAGGQHACAVADALGIGTVIVPPLAGVLSAYGIGVADATAMREHAVEAELSEESLGRVRELCAGLAERTRGELLADGVPEETVTTEARVHLRYAGTDSTLAVPLDTVPAMAEEFVRAHRTRYAFTMDKPLVAEAVSVEAIGAAGPTGGHAVELPPREGELAPVATVRMFTEGRRQETALYERARMRPSDRVPGPAVIAEDDATTVVDPGWQAAVGERGHLLLTRVRPRPRTVAVGTEVDPVMLEVFNSLFMAIAEQMGLRLENTAHSVNIKERLDFSCALFDAGGNLIANAPHIPVHLGSMGESIKEVLRRNGDTMRPGDVYAINDPYHGGTHLPDVTVVTPVFDDAGTGLLFLVASRGHHAEIGGITPGSMPAFSRTIEEEGVLFDNWLLVRDGALRERETRELLTGSRCPSRAPDANLADLRAQIAANEKGIQELRRMIGQFGLDVVHAYMGHVQDNAEESVRRVVSALGDGSYRYETDGGAVIQVTVTVDRAARGAVLDFTGTSPQRPGNDNAPSSVVMAAVLYVFRTLVAEDIPLNSGCLKPLDVRVPEGCMLAPVHPAATVAGNVETSQAVTGALYAALGVQAEGSGTMNNVTFGNDRVQYYETVASGSGAGDGFDGADAVQTHMTNSRLTDPEVLEWRYPVRVDGFGIRAGSGGRGRWRGGDGVTRRIRFLEPMTIALLTGHRRVPPYGMAGGEPGSLGANLIERSDGTTERLDGRDTADVGPDDVLVVHTPGGGGYGPPAD, from the coding sequence ATGACGGGTCGCTGGGAGTTCTGGATCGACCGTGGCGGGACCTTCACGGACGTCGTCGGCAAACGTCCCGACGGCCGTCTGGTCACCCGCAAACTCCTGTCCCACCACCCCGAGCGCTACCAGGACGCCGCCGTCGCCGGAATCCGGCAGACCCTCGGGCTGGCGTCCGGGGAGCCGGTCCCGGCCGACCGGATCGCCGTCGTCAAGATGGGCACCACGGTCGCCACCAACGCGCTGCTGGAGCGCACCGGCGAGCCGACCGTCCTGGTGGTCACCGAGGGGTTCCGCGACGCGCTGCGGATCGCGTACCAGAACCGGCCCCGGCTGTTCGACCGCCGGATCGTCCTGCCCGAGGCGCTGTACGACCAGGTGATCGAGATCCCCGAACGGGTGGACGCCCACGGTGGTGTGGTGCGGCCGCTCGACCTCGGCGCCGCCACCGAGGCGCTGCGCACCGCCCACCGCGACGGGTTCCGCAGCGCCGCCGTCGTACTGCTGCACGGCTACCGCCACGCCGCGCATGAGCAGGCCCTCGCCACCGCCGCCCGGGAGCTGGGCTTCACCCAGATCAGCTGCTCCCACGAGGTCAGCCCGCTGATGAAGCTGGTGTCCCGCGGTGACACCACCGTGGTCGACGCGTATCTCTCACCGATCCTGCGCCGCTATGTCGAGGACGTGGCCGCCGAACTGCGCGGTATCCGGCTGATGTTCATGCAGTCCAACGGAGGGCTGCGGGAGGCCGCGCACTTCCGCGGCAAGGACGCCGTGCTCTCCGGGCCCGCGGGCGGGGTGGTGGGGATGGCGCGGTCGTCCGAGGAGGCCGGACACGACCGCGTCATCGGCTTCGACATGGGCGGCACCTCGACCGATGTGTCCCACTACGCGGGCGAGTTCGAGCGGGTCTTCGGCACCGAAGTGGCCGGGGTGCGGATGCGGGCGCCCATGATGAACATCCACACCGTGGCGGCCGGCGGTGGCTCGGTGCTGCACTTCGACGGACGGCGCTACCGGGTGGGCCCGGACTCGGCCGGTGCCGTCCCCGGCCCCGCCTGCTACCGCCGCGGCGGCCCGCTGACCGTGACCGACGCCAATGTGATGCTGGGCCGGGTGCAGCCGGACCACTTCCCGGCGGTGTTCGGCCCGCACGCCGACCAGCCGCTGGACGCGGACACCGTCCGGGAGCGGTTCACCCGGCTCGCCGAGGAGATCACCGAGGCCACCGGCGACCGGCGCGGCCCGGAGGACGTGGCGGCGGGCTTCCTGGACATCGCGGTCCTCAACATGGCCAACGCGGTCAAGAAGATCTCCGTACAGCGCGGCCACGACGTCACCCGCTACGCGCTCACCAGCTTCGGCGGCGCGGGCGGCCAGCACGCCTGCGCGGTGGCCGACGCGCTCGGCATCGGCACGGTGATCGTGCCGCCGCTGGCCGGTGTGCTCTCGGCGTACGGCATCGGGGTGGCCGACGCCACCGCCATGCGCGAACACGCCGTCGAGGCCGAGCTGTCCGAGGAGTCGCTGGGCCGGGTGCGCGAGCTGTGCGCCGGACTCGCCGAGCGGACCCGCGGTGAACTGCTCGCCGACGGTGTCCCGGAGGAGACCGTGACGACCGAGGCCCGGGTGCATCTGCGCTACGCGGGCACCGACTCCACCCTCGCCGTCCCGCTGGACACCGTTCCCGCGATGGCCGAGGAGTTCGTCCGCGCCCACCGCACCCGCTACGCCTTCACCATGGACAAGCCACTGGTGGCCGAGGCGGTGTCGGTGGAGGCGATCGGCGCGGCGGGCCCCACCGGCGGCCATGCCGTGGAACTCCCGCCCCGCGAAGGCGAGTTGGCGCCCGTCGCCACCGTGCGGATGTTCACCGAGGGGCGTCGGCAGGAGACGGCACTGTACGAACGCGCCCGGATGCGGCCCTCGGACCGCGTCCCCGGCCCCGCGGTCATCGCCGAGGACGACGCCACCACTGTCGTCGACCCCGGCTGGCAGGCCGCGGTCGGCGAGCGCGGCCATCTGCTGCTCACCCGGGTCCGGCCGCGTCCGCGCACCGTGGCGGTGGGCACCGAGGTGGATCCGGTGATGCTGGAGGTGTTCAACAGCCTCTTCATGGCCATCGCCGAACAGATGGGCCTGCGCCTGGAGAACACCGCCCATTCGGTCAACATCAAGGAGCGGCTGGACTTCTCCTGCGCCCTGTTCGACGCCGGGGGCAATCTGATCGCCAACGCCCCCCACATCCCGGTGCACCTGGGCTCCATGGGCGAGTCCATCAAGGAGGTGCTGCGCCGCAACGGGGACACGATGCGGCCGGGCGATGTGTACGCCATCAACGACCCGTACCACGGCGGTACCCATCTGCCGGACGTCACCGTGGTCACCCCGGTCTTCGACGACGCGGGCACCGGTCTGCTCTTCCTCGTCGCCTCGCGCGGCCACCACGCCGAGATCGGCGGGATCACCCCCGGCTCCATGCCCGCCTTCAGCCGCACCATCGAGGAGGAAGGTGTCCTCTTCGACAACTGGCTGCTGGTGCGGGACGGGGCGCTGCGTGAGCGGGAGACCCGTGAGCTGCTGACCGGAAGCCGCTGCCCGTCCCGTGCCCCGGACGCCAACCTCGCCGATCTGCGCGCCCAGATCGCCGCCAACGAGAAGGGTATCCAGGAACTGCGCCGGATGATCGGCCAGTTCGGCCTGGACGTGGTGCACGCCTATATGGGCCATGTACAGGACAACGCGGAGGAATCCGTACGCCGCGTCGTCTCCGCGCTCGGCGACGGTTCGTACCGCTACGAGACGGACGGCGGCGCCGTCATCCAGGTCACCGTGACCGTGGACCGCGCGGCCCGGGGCGCCGTCCTGGACTTCACCGGCACCTCACCGCAGCGGCCGGGCAACGACAACGCGCCCAGTTCGGTGGTGATGGCCGCGGTGCTCTATGTGTTCCGGACCCTGGTGGCCGAGGACATCCCGCTCAACAGCGGCTGTCTGAAACCCCTCGACGTGCGGGTCCCGGAGGGCTGCATGCTGGCGCCGGTCCACCCGGCCGCCACCGTCGCGGGCAACGTGGAGACCTCGCAGGCCGTCACCGGCGCCCTCTACGCGGCCCTCGGCGTGCAGGCGGAGGGCTCCGGCACGATGAACAACGTGACCTTCGGCAACGACCGGGTCCAGTACTACGAGACGGTCGCCAGCGGCTCCGGCGCGGGCGACGGCTTCGACGGCGCGGACGCGGTGCAGACCCATATGACCAACTCCCGGCTGACCGACCCCGAAGTGCTGGAGTGGCGCTATCCGGTGCGGGTGGACGGCTTCGGGATCCGCGCCGGCAGTGGCGGCCGCGGCCGGTGGCGCGGCGGCGACGGCGTCACCCGCCGCATCCGCTTCCTGGAGCCCATGACCATCGCCCTGCTCACCGGCCACCGCCGGGTGCCCCCGTACGGGATGGCGGGCGGTGAACCGGGCAGCCTCGGGGCGAATCTGATCGAGCGCAGTGACGGCACCACCGAGCGGCTCGACGGCCGCGACACGGCGGACGTCGGCCCGGACGACGTCCTGGTCGTCCACACCCCGGGCGGCGGCGGATACGGACCCCCGGCGGACTGA